From a region of the Rhipicephalus microplus isolate Deutch F79 chromosome X, USDA_Rmic, whole genome shotgun sequence genome:
- the LOC142775852 gene encoding uncharacterized protein LOC142775852: MPVTRNGRSSTASTSEEDNRWQSTNSGEVSTSRGVPDSASIGGITVTLGPAFHMAAVFQATVQAAVREAINGIAYLQSQQTAAMPVIGAGERSRLVPLFDPTSSNSPTIDAWIRRVDDLAKVYHQTDRVTSCHALPKLHGPAKMWYDSLLSVNKNWPEWKVELERAFPTTAGMQRLHQEMEDQIHKIGESIEYYHYDLLAKACRCNLSEKACIEYLISGLNSQDTIRAISTCMYNSTEELLHCLKHLEECVGTVGSRDLKFSKASGFQNLAGHGNKENRAAETTLKEDKTKPTKL; encoded by the coding sequence ATGCCCGTCACTCGCAACGGAAGATCTTCAACGGCTTCGACAAGCGAAGAAGATAACAGATGGCAGAGCACCAATAGCGGGGAAGTCAGCACCAGCCGAGGCGTGCCGGACAGTGCGTCGATCGGCGGCATCACTGTGACACTCGGACCAGCGTTCCACATGGCAGCAGTCTTTCAAGCCACCGTACAAGCAGCAGTGAGGGAAGCTATCAACGGGATCGCGTATCTCCAGTCGCAACAGACAGCAGCCATGCCTGTAATCGGGGCTGGGGAGAGATCGCGCCTGGTCCCTTTGTTCGATCCAACTTCATCGAACTCGCCAACCATCGACGCATGGATTCGACGTGTGGACGACCTAGCGAAAGTCTACCATCAGACAGACAGAGTAACATCTTGCCACGCACTCCCAAAGTTACATGGACCAGCCAAAATGTGGTACGACTCCCTCCTGTCTGTTAACAAAAACTGGCCCGAGTGGAAGGTGGAGCTCGAACGTGCCTTCCCTACGACAGCAGGAATGCAGAGGCTTCACCAGGAAATGGAGGACCAAATTCACAAGATAGGTGAGTCTATCGAGTACTACCATTATGACCTATTGGCGAAAGCATGTCGTTGTAACCTCAGCGAGAAAGCTTGCATCGAATATTTGATCAGCGGCCTAAACAGTCAGGATACCATCCGAGCCATCAGCACCTGCATGTACAACTCTACGGAGGAGCTTCTGCATTGCCTCAAGCATCTCGAAGAGTGTGTCGGAACTGTTGGCTCCCGGGACTTAAAATTTTCGAAGGCGAGTGGCTTCCAAAATCTTGCGGGCCACGGCAACAAGGAAAACCGAGCTGCGGAAACGACCTTGAAGGAAGACAAAACAAAACCGACAAAACTCTGA